The Delphinus delphis chromosome 2, mDelDel1.2, whole genome shotgun sequence genome contains a region encoding:
- the NGRN gene encoding neugrin — translation MAVSLNCLLGGGVRAAVARCGFATRGVAIPGSVGREPDPDSDWEPEERELQEVESALKRQRKAIRFQKIRKQMEAPGSPPRTLTWEAMEQIRYLHREFAESWSVPRLAEGFDVSTDVIRRVLKSKFVPTLEQKLKQDQKVLKKIGLARSLQQLPGSGDTSAPLSASHSVSGSLPMPGDETSSKGHGHSTALKVTELNTHRTNTPRRQKERNKGIQGLEEEKSFVPVAAAPGHPRELQKFTSDCGGTRGTDSDGLPSDKKLAELKAGEPGDQNFSNKVVQRGREFFDSNGNFLYRI, via the exons ATGGCGGTTTCCCTGAACTGCTTGCTGGGAGGGGGTGTCCGTGCCGCGGTCGCTCGCTGTGGGTTTGCTACCCGGGGCGTAGCGATCCCGGGATCTGTCGGCCGTGAGCCGGACCCCGATTCCGACTGGGAGCCGGAGGAGCGGGAGCTGCAGGAGGTGGAGAG TGCCCTGAAACGACAGAGAAAAGCTATCCGGTTCCAGAAAATTCGGAAGCAAATGGAGGCGCCAGGTTCCCCGCCCAGGACCCTGACGTGGGAAGCCATGGAGCAGATCCG GTATTTACACAGGGAATTTGCAGAGTCCTGGTCAGTTCCCAGATTGGCTGAAGGCTTTGATGTCAGCACTGATGTGATCCGAAgggttttaaaaagcaagtttgTGCCCACATTGGAGCAGAAACTGAAGCAGGATCAAAAAGTCCTTAAGAAAATTGGGCTTGCCCGCTCACTCCAGCAGCTCCCAGGCTCTGGGGATACCTCAGCACCGCTTTCTGCAAGCCATTCTGTATCAGGCTCTTTGCCGATGCCAGGGGATGAAACCTCATCCAAAGGCCATGGTCACAGCACAGCTTTGAAAGTGACAGAATTGAACACTCACAGAACAAATACACCaaggagacagaaggaaaggaataaaggaatccagggcctggaggaggagaagagcTTTGTGCCTGTTGCTGCAGCCCCAGGTCATCCGAGAGAGCTGCAGAAGTTCACCAGTGACTGTGGAGGCACCAGAGGAACTGACAGTGATGGATTGCCAAGTGACAAGAAGCTGGCAGAGTTGAAGGCAGGGGAGCCAGGTGACCAGAACTTTAGCAACAAAGTCGTGCAGAGGGGACGAGAGTTCTTTGACAGCAATGGGAACTTCCTGTACAGAATTTGA
- the TTLL13 gene encoding LOW QUALITY PROTEIN: tubulin polyglutamylase TTLL13 (The sequence of the model RefSeq protein was modified relative to this genomic sequence to represent the inferred CDS: inserted 2 bases in 1 codon; substituted 1 base at 1 genomic stop codon), whose amino-acid sequence MEHLGDPLYPEPWALSTVESKRMEPSTCKTSESEENYGEEEESEECVKGEATIPSNPSQQALSKADXNAFRNGVPLSIVAKKIPKKIITPADPDELEVGRRKRRWKHRPLAINLTNCKYESVRRAAQMCGLKEVGEDKEWTVYWTDCSVSLERIMGMKRFQKVNHFPGMTEICHKDLLAQNLSRMQKLYPTECNIFPCIWCLPAECGTRGLNTVLLLFPGGFACSQPFLIDGFKFDVRMYVLITSCEPLRISMYEEGLASFTTIAYVEPSHSNLIRGPLSSQDDICMHLTNYAVNRHNENFVRDDAVGSKSYRTCFPQYLSGGTCACFEILGFDILLDHKQKPXLLEVNHSPSFTTDSHLDREVKDALLCDTMTLVNLQGCDKRKVTEEDKWRVKERLFQCHQQPREARGLRCLTCV is encoded by the exons ATGGAACACTTAGGAGACCCTTTGTATCCAGAGCCCTGGGCTTTGAGCACAGTAG AATCTAAGAGGATGGAGCCAAGTACCTGTAAGACCAGCGAATCAGAGGAAAACTATGGTGAAGAAGAGGAATCGGAGGAGTGTGTTAAAGGAGAAGCTACCATCCCTTCTAACCCTTCTCAGCAGGCACTCTCGAAGGCTGA TAATGCATTTAGGAATGGAGTTCCTTTATCCATTGTAGCCAAGAAAATACCAAAGAAAATCATAACCCCAGCTGACCCAGATGAATTAGAAgttgggaggagaaagagaaggtggAAACACAG ACCCCTGGCCATCAATCTGACCAACTGCAAGTATGAGAGTG TGCGTCGGGCAGCCCAAATGTGTGGcctgaaggaggtgggggaggacaaAGAGTGGACTGTGTACTGGACAGACTGCTCTGTCTCACTGGAACGCATCATGGGCATGAAGAGGTTTCAG AAAGTCAACCACTTCCCTGGCATGACAGAAATCTGCCACAAAGATCTGCTGGCTCAGAACCTCAGCCGCATGCAGAAACTCTATCCTACTGAGTGTAACATCTTCCCGTGCATCTGGTGCCTCCCTGCAGA atgtggaacccgtGGAT TGAACACTGTATTATTACTTTTCCCTGGTGGGTTTGCATGCTCTCAGCCCTTCCTCATTGATGGCTTCAAGTTTGATGTGCGAATGTATGTCCTGATCACATCCTGTGAGCCTCTTCGGATCTCCATGTATGAGGAGGGCCTGGCCAGCTTTACCACCATAGCCTACGTGGAGCCCAGCCACAGCAACCTGATAAGAG GGCCACTGTCTTCCCAGGATGACATCTGCATGCACCTGACCAACTATGCCGTCAACAGACACAATGAGAATTTTGTCCGGGATGATGCTGTGGGCAGTAAGAG CTACCGAACCTGTTTTCCCCAGTATCTGAGTGGAGGTACATGTGCCTGTTTTGAGATCCTTGGTTTTGACATCTTGCTGGACCACAAGCAGAAGCCCTAGCTGCTGGAG GTAAACCACTCTCCAAGCTTCACCACCGACTCACACCTTGATCGAGAAGTGAAGGATGCACTTCTCTGTGATACCATGACCCTTGTCAACCTCCAGGGCTGTGACAAAAGAAAGGTGACAGAAGAGGATAAGTGGCGAGTCAAGGAGCGGCTTTTCCAGTGCCACCAACAGCCAAGAGAAGCCAGGGGCCTCAGGTGTTTGACGTGTGTTTAG
- the GDPGP1 gene encoding GDP-D-glucose phosphorylase 1 isoform X2: protein MELGLFRYCLGELQTQTLPGAVGFVAQLNVERGVQRRSPQNIRSVRQAFDPEQFNFNQIRPGEVLFRLHREADLPSALQQDDILVVINVSPLEWGHVLLVPEPTRGLPQRLLPGALQAGVEAVLLSSHPGFRVGFNSLGGLASVNHLHLHGYYLAHRLPVEGAPSKPLDPGGRLHLLQDLPAPGFLFYTSGPGPDLEALISRVCRATDYLADHEIAHNLFVTRGAPPGKTSSSSALTGVRVILWARKSSFGIKEGEAFNVALCELAGHLPVKTSQDFSSLTEAAALAVIRDCLLPPAQAGEVQAALVALIAKEEQ from the coding sequence ATGGAGCTGGGGCTGTTCCGCTACTGTCTGGGGGAGCTGCAGACCCAAACCCTTCCTGGTGCCGTGGGTTTTGTTGCTCAGCTGAATGTGGAGCGAGGTGTGCAAAGAAGGAGCCCCCAGAACATCAGGAGCGTGAGGCAGGCGTTTGACCCTGAACAGTTTAACTTCAACCAGATCCGGCCAGGAGAAGTCCTCTTCCGCTTGCACCGGGAGGCCGATCTCCCCAGTGCTCTCCAGCAAGACGACATCCTCGTGGTGATCAATGTCAGCCCCTTGGAGTGGGGCCACGTGCTGCTGGTGCCCGAGCCCACCCGAGGGCTCCCCCAGCGCCTGCTGCCAGGGGCACTGCAGGCCGGGGTTGAAGCTGTGCTGCTGAGCTCACACCCAGGCTTCCGAGTCGGCTTCAACAGCCTGGGTGGCCTGGCCTCAGTGAACCACCTCCACCTGCATGGCTATTACTTGGCCCACAGACTGCCCGTGGAGGGGGCCCCAAGCAAACCCCTGGATCCTGGGGGCCGTCTGCATCTGCTCCAggacctcccagctcctggcTTCCTCTTTTACACAAGCGGGCCAGGGCCCGACTTGGAAGCCTTGATAAGCAGGGTATGTCGGGCCACTGACTATCTGGCTGACCACGAGATTGCACATAACTTGTTTGTGACCCGGGGGGCTCCACCTGGAAAGACATCATCTTCCTCAGCCCTCACGGGGGTCCGAGTAATTCTTTGGGCCCGGAAGTCCAGCTTTGGGATAAAGGAAGGCGAGGCCTTCAATGTTGCCCTCTGTGAGCTGGCCGGGCACCTCCCTGTCAAAACGTCCCAGGACTTCAGCAGCCTGACAGAGGCGGCGGCTCTGGCCGTCATCCGAGACTGtctgctgcccccagcccaggcgGGAGAGGTGCAGGCAGCACTGGTGGCCTTGATAGCCAAGGAGGAGCAGTAA
- the GDPGP1 gene encoding GDP-D-glucose phosphorylase 1 isoform X1: MAIPHGSNETSYLLPPNSEDWGGHSIPDFVYGQKELVPEGIQWPRSGPSLLDTLPLSRFDSALCLAWRQRMELGLFRYCLGELQTQTLPGAVGFVAQLNVERGVQRRSPQNIRSVRQAFDPEQFNFNQIRPGEVLFRLHREADLPSALQQDDILVVINVSPLEWGHVLLVPEPTRGLPQRLLPGALQAGVEAVLLSSHPGFRVGFNSLGGLASVNHLHLHGYYLAHRLPVEGAPSKPLDPGGRLHLLQDLPAPGFLFYTSGPGPDLEALISRVCRATDYLADHEIAHNLFVTRGAPPGKTSSSSALTGVRVILWARKSSFGIKEGEAFNVALCELAGHLPVKTSQDFSSLTEAAALAVIRDCLLPPAQAGEVQAALVALIAKEEQ; encoded by the coding sequence ATGGCTATTCCACATGGTTCAAATGAAACTTCCTATTTGCTACCTCCAAACAGTGAGGACTGGGGAGGGCACAGCATTCCTGACTTTGTCTATGGGCAGAAGGAACTCGTGCCAGAAGGGATTCAGTGGCCAAGGAGCGGACCCAGCCTTCTGGACACACTGCCACTGTCTCGCTTTGACTCTGCCCTCTGCTTGGCCTGGAGGCAGCGGATGGAGCTGGGGCTGTTCCGCTACTGTCTGGGGGAGCTGCAGACCCAAACCCTTCCTGGTGCCGTGGGTTTTGTTGCTCAGCTGAATGTGGAGCGAGGTGTGCAAAGAAGGAGCCCCCAGAACATCAGGAGCGTGAGGCAGGCGTTTGACCCTGAACAGTTTAACTTCAACCAGATCCGGCCAGGAGAAGTCCTCTTCCGCTTGCACCGGGAGGCCGATCTCCCCAGTGCTCTCCAGCAAGACGACATCCTCGTGGTGATCAATGTCAGCCCCTTGGAGTGGGGCCACGTGCTGCTGGTGCCCGAGCCCACCCGAGGGCTCCCCCAGCGCCTGCTGCCAGGGGCACTGCAGGCCGGGGTTGAAGCTGTGCTGCTGAGCTCACACCCAGGCTTCCGAGTCGGCTTCAACAGCCTGGGTGGCCTGGCCTCAGTGAACCACCTCCACCTGCATGGCTATTACTTGGCCCACAGACTGCCCGTGGAGGGGGCCCCAAGCAAACCCCTGGATCCTGGGGGCCGTCTGCATCTGCTCCAggacctcccagctcctggcTTCCTCTTTTACACAAGCGGGCCAGGGCCCGACTTGGAAGCCTTGATAAGCAGGGTATGTCGGGCCACTGACTATCTGGCTGACCACGAGATTGCACATAACTTGTTTGTGACCCGGGGGGCTCCACCTGGAAAGACATCATCTTCCTCAGCCCTCACGGGGGTCCGAGTAATTCTTTGGGCCCGGAAGTCCAGCTTTGGGATAAAGGAAGGCGAGGCCTTCAATGTTGCCCTCTGTGAGCTGGCCGGGCACCTCCCTGTCAAAACGTCCCAGGACTTCAGCAGCCTGACAGAGGCGGCGGCTCTGGCCGTCATCCGAGACTGtctgctgcccccagcccaggcgGGAGAGGTGCAGGCAGCACTGGTGGCCTTGATAGCCAAGGAGGAGCAGTAA